The Anabaena sp. PCC 7108 region GCAACATTACGTAGGAGAAACAAGCTTAAGCTATTTTAGCCAAACTGCTGCTTTAGGCTTTTTAATGTTCACTTCAGCAGCCACAGGTTTAGCGGTAGGAATTGCTTTTATTCGCGGGTTGACAGGGAGAAAGTTAGGGAATTTTTATGTGGATCTCACTCGTGCAATTACGCGCATCTTACTACCTCTTTCCATTATGGGTGCGATCGCACTTATTATCTTAGGTGTACCGCAAACATTAAAAGAAACTCTAGTTCTCCAAACCTTAGAGGGAGGAACTCAGTATATACCTAGAGGTCCAGTTGCTTCCTTTGAAATCATCAAAATGTTAGGTGACAACGGCGGCGGTTTTTTTGGTGCTAACTCCGCCCACCCCTTTGAAAATCCTAATGGCGCTTCTAATTTAATAGAAATTATCGCCATGATTTCTATCCCCACATCCTTAATTTACACCTACGGCGTATTCGCCAATAACCTCAAACAAGCTTGGTTACTATTTTGGATGGTATTTATTATCTTTGTAATTCTGATTTGGGTGACTGCCGTTGGTGAACTGCAAGGAAATCCCATCATTAACAAAAACCTGGGAGTAGAACTACCAAACTTAGAAGGGAAAGAACTGCGATTTGGCTGGGCAGAAACTGCATTATGGGCAGTTACAACTACTGCTACCATGTGCGGTGCTGTTAACGGGATGCACGATTCCCTCATGCCTCAAGGCATATTTTCTACTTTATTCAACTTATTTCTCCAAATTATTTGGGGAGGACAGGGAATAGGCACAGCTTACTTATTCATTTACCTAATTCTTACCATGTTTATCACTGGGTTAATGGTAGGACGCACCCCAGAATTTTTCGGGCGCAAAATAGAAAAACGGGAAATATTCCTTGCTAGTGTAGTGCTGCTAATTCACCCTGTCATAGTTTTG contains the following coding sequences:
- the kdpA gene encoding potassium-transporting ATPase subunit KdpA, with amino-acid sequence MGQGFLQIALTLCIVIFITPKLGKYIASVFLGESTILDPIINPIEKILYILGGVRKKDEMTVWQYIRAVICTNFIMGISVYLLISFQRLLPWNPNGFGAMKWDTLLHTTISFLTNTDQQHYVGETSLSYFSQTAALGFLMFTSAATGLAVGIAFIRGLTGRKLGNFYVDLTRAITRILLPLSIMGAIALIILGVPQTLKETLVLQTLEGGTQYIPRGPVASFEIIKMLGDNGGGFFGANSAHPFENPNGASNLIEIIAMISIPTSLIYTYGVFANNLKQAWLLFWMVFIIFVILIWVTAVGELQGNPIINKNLGVELPNLEGKELRFGWAETALWAVTTTATMCGAVNGMHDSLMPQGIFSTLFNLFLQIIWGGQGIGTAYLFIYLILTMFITGLMVGRTPEFFGRKIEKREIFLASVVLLIHPVIVLIPSAIALAYPISLAGISNPGFHGISQVVYEYASASANNGSGLEGLKDNSLWWNLSTSFSILVGRYIPIIAILLLADSMSRKPKQPETRATLRTDSLLFTTVTAGVTIILGVLTFFPVLALGPIAEGFKLASGS